A genomic segment from Desulfurispirillum indicum S5 encodes:
- the secD gene encoding protein translocase subunit SecD → MDGKLIAKLLLIAAVIGFCIHLATPLNEKIALGLDLQGGMHLALDVDTEQAVERKLDAMTNALRLEAQQQHLVIGTIQRRGMQILIPVPYAEEKAEFKRLMQRRYGQLELQDEQPELLVYGYTTYDIEEIKELAVGQALETIRNRIDQFGVSEPTVQKQGDRRIIIELPGVEDVDRAVELIGRTAMLEFRLVNENVSTRDALDGFLPENSEVLYQRHMDPQTNTEVDRTPFVLYRDVIFTGDRLLDARVRFDPQFNTPYVSITLDGEGARLFADVTGRNVGRRLAIVLDGHVHSAPVINERIPSGQASISGQFTMEQATDLSIVLRSGSLPAPVDIVENRTVGPTLGQDSIDKGILSVTIGMALVLLFMVAYYRLSGLLANMALLMNLIILMGLLAYFGATLTLPGIAGIILTIGIAVDANVLIFERIREELRRGASPRLAIEEGYAKAFSTILDANITTLIVAVILFQFGTGPIKGFAVTLSIGILASMFTAILCTRAIYELILVYKPIRKLSI, encoded by the coding sequence ATGGATGGCAAGCTTATAGCCAAACTCCTGCTCATCGCTGCCGTTATCGGCTTCTGCATTCACCTGGCCACCCCGCTGAACGAAAAGATCGCCCTTGGCCTCGATCTGCAGGGCGGCATGCACCTGGCCCTTGACGTCGACACCGAGCAGGCCGTCGAGCGCAAACTGGACGCCATGACCAACGCCCTGCGCCTGGAAGCACAGCAGCAGCACCTGGTCATCGGCACCATCCAGCGCCGTGGCATGCAGATTCTGATACCCGTGCCCTACGCGGAGGAAAAGGCCGAATTCAAACGCCTGATGCAACGCCGCTATGGTCAGCTTGAACTCCAGGACGAGCAGCCGGAGCTGCTCGTCTATGGGTACACCACCTACGATATCGAAGAGATCAAGGAGCTGGCCGTAGGCCAGGCCCTTGAGACCATTCGCAACCGTATCGACCAGTTCGGCGTCAGTGAACCCACCGTGCAGAAGCAGGGCGACCGGCGCATCATCATTGAACTGCCCGGCGTTGAAGACGTGGATCGCGCGGTGGAGCTCATCGGCCGCACCGCCATGCTGGAGTTCCGCCTGGTAAACGAGAACGTCTCGACCCGGGACGCCCTGGACGGCTTCCTGCCCGAGAACTCCGAGGTTCTCTACCAGCGCCACATGGACCCCCAGACCAACACCGAAGTGGACCGCACCCCCTTTGTCCTCTACCGCGACGTCATCTTCACCGGTGACCGCCTGCTGGACGCGCGGGTGCGCTTTGACCCCCAGTTCAATACGCCCTACGTCTCCATCACCCTGGATGGCGAAGGAGCACGCCTGTTCGCCGATGTCACCGGCAGGAACGTGGGCAGACGTCTGGCCATCGTGCTAGACGGCCATGTGCACTCCGCCCCGGTCATCAACGAGCGCATTCCTTCGGGACAGGCCTCCATCAGCGGCCAGTTCACCATGGAACAGGCCACGGATCTCAGCATTGTGCTGCGCTCAGGCAGCCTGCCCGCCCCCGTTGACATCGTGGAGAACCGCACCGTGGGGCCAACCCTGGGGCAGGACTCCATCGACAAGGGCATTCTCTCTGTCACCATTGGCATGGCCCTCGTTCTGCTGTTCATGGTGGCCTACTACCGACTCTCCGGCCTGCTGGCCAACATGGCTCTGCTGATGAATCTGATTATCCTGATGGGTCTGCTGGCCTATTTCGGCGCCACTCTCACCCTGCCGGGCATAGCGGGTATTATTCTGACCATCGGTATCGCCGTGGATGCCAACGTGCTGATCTTTGAACGCATCCGGGAGGAATTGCGTCGGGGAGCTTCACCGCGCCTGGCCATTGAAGAGGGTTACGCCAAAGCGTTCAGCACCATTCTTGACGCCAATATCACCACCCTGATTGTGGCAGTGATTCTCTTCCAATTTGGGACTGGACCTATCAAGGGCTTTGCAGTAACCCTGAGCATTGGCATCCTGGCCAGCATGTTCACCGCCATTCTGTGTACGCGGGCCATTTACGAACTGATACTTGTCTATAAACCCATCCGTAAACTCAGTATATAG
- a CDS encoding CBS domain-containing protein: MTTAKDIMSTSPICVAPDHSIKDTARLFLEKDISGAPVLDASGKLVGIITKKDIIDTIKELKLPRMINLFDAIIYLENTEEYNHELGKISAVQVAEAMTRKVVTVDPQTDIAKVAGILSESHVHMVPVVDEGNRVQGIVSTTDIMRAIAYDNGNKGDNQ; encoded by the coding sequence ATGACCACAGCCAAGGATATCATGAGCACCAGCCCCATCTGCGTTGCCCCCGACCACTCCATCAAGGATACCGCCCGCCTCTTTCTGGAAAAGGACATTTCCGGCGCGCCGGTTCTGGATGCCAGCGGCAAGCTGGTGGGCATCATCACCAAAAAGGATATCATCGACACCATCAAGGAGCTGAAACTGCCCCGCATGATCAACCTCTTTGACGCCATCATCTACCTGGAAAACACCGAAGAGTACAACCACGAGCTGGGCAAGATCTCTGCCGTGCAGGTGGCCGAAGCCATGACCCGCAAAGTGGTCACCGTCGATCCCCAGACGGATATCGCCAAAGTGGCCGGCATTCTTTCGGAAAGCCACGTTCACATGGTTCCCGTTGTGGATGAGGGCAACCGCGTCCAGGGAATCGTCAGCACTACCGATATAATGAGAGCAATTGCCTATGACAACGGAAATAAAGGTGACAACCAGTAG
- the yajC gene encoding preprotein translocase subunit YajC: protein MEGFSALIPLILMFAIFWFLIIAPQRKQRKKHQDMVNNLQVGDEIVTLGGFYGHVTRVEPEVIFVKLGQNMEAKLRRMNVAEVVRKAQRTAE from the coding sequence ATGGAAGGCTTTTCCGCACTCATTCCCCTCATCCTCATGTTCGCGATTTTCTGGTTCCTGATCATTGCCCCCCAGCGCAAGCAACGCAAAAAGCACCAGGACATGGTGAACAACCTGCAGGTGGGCGATGAAATCGTCACCCTGGGTGGATTCTACGGCCATGTCACCCGCGTTGAACCCGAAGTGATCTTTGTCAAGCTGGGACAGAACATGGAAGCCAAGCTGCGCCGCATGAACGTGGCGGAAGTGGTGCGCAAAGCCCAGCGTACCGCTGAGTAA
- the secF gene encoding protein translocase subunit SecF encodes MRLRFYYIPFMRLRTYAVAVSAILVAIALISMGTRGLNFGIDFTGGALVQLEFQQPPVIEEIRSHLSAVGLGDSTIQHFGSDREILVRAPIISDESAAAMELISLIRETLSAQYGDQMDVLRIETVGPRVGGELREQGTYAILYALLAIVAYIWWRYELNFGVAAVIALVHDVVITLGIFSLAGVTFSLPVLAAILTVIGYSLNDTIVVFDRIRENLYIPEGKEKPSIISIINTSITETLSRTILTSGTTLIVVAVLYFFGGEVINGFAFTLLVGIIVGTYSSIFVASLLLVYWRPRYIEPHLKKLQEKPEEVV; translated from the coding sequence ATGCGACTTCGTTTCTATTACATCCCCTTTATGCGGCTGCGCACCTACGCCGTCGCGGTGTCAGCCATTCTCGTCGCCATTGCACTTATCTCCATGGGAACGCGTGGCCTGAACTTCGGTATCGACTTCACCGGCGGTGCCCTGGTGCAGCTGGAGTTCCAGCAGCCACCAGTCATAGAGGAGATTCGCAGTCATCTTTCTGCCGTAGGGTTGGGGGACAGTACGATTCAGCACTTTGGCTCCGACCGCGAAATCCTGGTACGCGCTCCCATCATCAGCGACGAAAGCGCAGCAGCCATGGAGCTCATTTCCCTGATTCGCGAGACCCTCAGCGCCCAGTACGGTGATCAGATGGATGTACTGCGCATCGAGACCGTCGGCCCCCGGGTGGGAGGTGAACTGCGTGAGCAGGGAACCTACGCCATCCTCTACGCCCTATTAGCCATCGTTGCCTATATCTGGTGGCGCTACGAGCTGAATTTCGGCGTGGCAGCGGTTATCGCCCTGGTGCACGATGTCGTCATCACCCTCGGAATCTTCAGCCTGGCGGGTGTAACCTTCTCATTGCCGGTACTGGCTGCCATACTGACCGTCATTGGCTACTCTCTTAACGACACGATTGTGGTCTTTGACCGCATCCGGGAAAACCTCTATATCCCGGAAGGAAAAGAAAAGCCGAGCATTATCTCCATTATCAACACCTCCATCACCGAAACCCTCTCCCGTACCATACTCACCAGTGGTACGACCCTGATTGTTGTCGCAGTTCTCTACTTCTTCGGCGGGGAAGTGATCAATGGCTTTGCCTTTACCCTGCTGGTGGGCATTATTGTGGGGACCTATTCCTCCATCTTCGTGGCTTCCCTCCTGCTGGTCTATTGGCGGCCCAGGTATATTGAGCCACACTTGAAGAAGCTGCAGGAAAAGCCTGAAGAGGTTGTATGA
- a CDS encoding acyl-CoA carboxylase subunit beta — protein MSKTKVRPSLKNPFAPPEVIDFNIPGEVASAKTGPYEEAMKEGYELIQRPIKSVSIGQIEKQHFKKRMTVWERIRVLTDQEPNILYQNWGKNLDGASLVTGILNIGGRDVAVYGHDFTVRAGSMDATNGNKLARLFYMAGEKGIPLIGMNDSAGAFVPAGVGGLDGYAEAFTALRKISGVVPSIMCMFGFNAGGGSYLPRQGSFVIQPNDTFFGLTGPGVVKSVLGEDITPEELGGPQVHGQSGVADITVADEVAALRRAVRLLSYIPDNNSVMAPFQPTSDPLERKTWEINTLLKKAFNSPTGFNTPFDVSIIIQQICDFGDFIELQPDRARCVITAFGRLGGNVVGFCANNSAVASGQIDVDAALKIARFIRFCNIYNIPVIFMEDTTGFLPGREQESRGIVQAGRSMLDSIVDLRTPRILLILRNAFGGAYASYNNYPTGADLVLALPTTRLAVMGPAGKEFVYKDEVRKLRAAVAGKIKQGTQERIAAGMDGALAKRDAEKEVNDWLRAEEALLNQRYEKELMNPKEGLALGSISSIVMPTDLRKVLGENLNFFLRHYKPSPMQCVQREFH, from the coding sequence ATGTCCAAGACCAAAGTCCGACCTTCGTTAAAAAATCCTTTTGCTCCACCTGAAGTCATCGACTTCAACATTCCAGGCGAAGTAGCCAGCGCCAAGACCGGCCCCTATGAAGAGGCCATGAAAGAAGGCTACGAGCTTATTCAACGTCCCATCAAATCCGTTTCCATCGGCCAGATCGAAAAGCAGCATTTCAAAAAGCGCATGACCGTGTGGGAGCGCATTCGGGTGCTCACGGATCAGGAGCCCAATATCCTCTACCAGAACTGGGGCAAGAACCTTGATGGCGCTTCCCTGGTCACGGGGATTCTGAATATCGGTGGCCGGGATGTGGCCGTATACGGTCACGACTTCACGGTACGCGCCGGTTCCATGGATGCCACCAATGGCAACAAGCTGGCCCGCCTGTTTTACATGGCTGGCGAAAAGGGGATTCCCCTGATCGGCATGAACGACAGTGCCGGTGCTTTCGTTCCGGCCGGCGTGGGTGGTCTGGACGGCTATGCTGAAGCCTTCACCGCCCTGCGCAAGATCAGTGGTGTGGTTCCCAGTATCATGTGCATGTTCGGCTTTAACGCTGGTGGCGGCAGCTACCTGCCCCGTCAGGGCAGCTTTGTCATCCAACCCAATGACACCTTTTTCGGCCTGACGGGCCCCGGTGTTGTGAAATCGGTTCTGGGTGAGGACATTACCCCTGAAGAGCTGGGTGGGCCTCAGGTTCACGGCCAGTCCGGCGTCGCGGATATCACCGTTGCCGATGAAGTGGCCGCCCTGCGCCGCGCCGTGCGTCTGCTCAGCTACATTCCCGACAACAACAGCGTGATGGCACCCTTCCAGCCCACCAGCGACCCCCTGGAGCGCAAGACCTGGGAGATCAATACCCTGCTGAAAAAGGCGTTCAATTCGCCAACCGGTTTCAATACTCCCTTTGACGTCTCCATCATCATTCAGCAGATCTGCGACTTTGGCGACTTTATCGAGCTGCAGCCCGATCGCGCCCGCTGCGTGATCACGGCTTTCGGTCGCCTGGGTGGCAATGTGGTGGGCTTCTGTGCCAATAACAGTGCGGTGGCTTCCGGTCAGATCGACGTGGACGCTGCTCTGAAGATTGCCCGCTTTATCCGCTTCTGCAATATCTACAATATTCCCGTGATCTTCATGGAAGACACCACCGGCTTCCTGCCCGGCCGCGAGCAGGAATCCCGCGGTATTGTGCAGGCGGGCCGCTCCATGCTGGACTCCATCGTTGACCTGCGCACTCCGCGTATTCTGCTGATCCTGCGCAATGCCTTCGGCGGTGCCTATGCCTCCTACAACAACTATCCCACCGGTGCCGACCTGGTTCTGGCCCTGCCCACGACGCGCCTGGCGGTTATGGGCCCTGCCGGTAAGGAATTTGTCTATAAGGATGAGGTTCGCAAGCTGCGCGCTGCGGTTGCCGGCAAGATCAAGCAGGGCACCCAGGAGCGTATTGCTGCCGGAATGGACGGCGCGCTGGCCAAGCGCGATGCGGAAAAAGAGGTGAACGACTGGCTGCGGGCTGAGGAAGCTCTCCTGAACCAGCGCTATGAGAAGGAGCTCATGAATCCCAAAGAGGGCCTGGCCCTGGGATCAATCTCCTCCATTGTCATGCCTACGGATCTGCGCAAGGTGCTGGGTGAGAATCTGAACTTCTTCCTGCGCCACTACAAGCCTTCGCCCATGCAGTGTGTGCAGCGCGAATTCCACTGA
- a CDS encoding sulfite exporter TauE/SafE family protein, protein MSFDPALIPLFLALGAITGFLAALLGIGGGIIYVPVLTFMLPWLTGNGDDFIRVAIATSLLVVLLSSISSSLANLRAHNVHLPLLRRALVSGLIGAFIGSQFGTLLPAALLKISFALLLFYVGYRLMASAGKPEYVDGEDILDWRRVFPISAFTGLITSTFGVGGGFFSVPAFNQWCHISLRKCVGTSSTMIFFNSLMGVFGYLLGQSITGLPLIRYDIAIVIAIGAMAAAPLGIHLLGKVNLSLFRRFFALLVFASAINLLVH, encoded by the coding sequence ATGAGTTTTGACCCCGCCCTGATACCCTTGTTTCTGGCCCTCGGCGCCATCACAGGCTTTCTGGCGGCCCTGCTGGGCATCGGCGGCGGGATTATCTATGTTCCGGTTCTGACCTTCATGCTGCCCTGGCTGACGGGCAATGGCGATGACTTCATCCGGGTCGCCATTGCCACCAGCCTGCTGGTGGTTCTCCTCAGCTCCATCTCCAGCAGCCTGGCCAATCTGCGCGCCCACAACGTCCACCTGCCCCTGCTCAGGCGCGCCCTGGTCAGTGGGCTGATCGGCGCCTTTATCGGCTCCCAGTTCGGCACCCTGCTGCCCGCAGCTCTCCTGAAGATCTCCTTTGCCCTGCTGCTGTTCTACGTGGGCTACCGCCTGATGGCATCGGCGGGCAAGCCGGAGTATGTGGACGGTGAAGATATCCTGGACTGGCGACGCGTCTTCCCCATCTCCGCCTTTACCGGGCTGATCACCTCCACCTTCGGCGTGGGCGGCGGATTTTTCAGTGTGCCGGCCTTCAACCAGTGGTGCCACATCTCCTTGCGCAAGTGCGTGGGCACCTCCAGCACCATGATTTTTTTCAACTCCCTGATGGGAGTTTTCGGCTACCTGCTGGGGCAAAGTATCACTGGACTTCCGCTGATTCGTTATGATATTGCAATCGTGATTGCCATTGGAGCCATGGCAGCCGCTCCACTGGGCATTCACCTCCTGGGAAAGGTCAATCTCAGCCTCTTCCGCAGGTTCTTCGCACTGCTGGTATTTGCCTCTGCCATCAACCTCCTGGTACATTGA
- the tgt gene encoding tRNA guanosine(34) transglycosylase Tgt: protein MQSLSFQLKHTCGQARAGTVTTRHGTIHTPIFMPVGTQATVKALSPRELDEAQAQIILGNTYHLYLRPGHELVKRFGGLHGFMNWPKPILTDSGGYQVFSLGSLRKITEEGVEFRSHIDGSRHFISPEKSLEIQQALGSDIMMVFDECPPSTADRGYIEKSLAMTLRWASRSRTAWTNRQQQALFGIIQGGLYPDLRLQSLSALVEMDFPGYAIGGLSVGEPPEKMYEVVEHIAPAMPADRPRYLMGVGTPVDLIQCIDRGVDMFDCVMPTRNARNGTLFTSTGKVNIKNARYAEDHEPLDSQCSCYTCRNFSRGYLRHLYQCGEILGLRLNTLHNIHYYLQLMAGARAAIADGTWNRWKNQQLDIYK from the coding sequence ATGCAGTCTCTTTCTTTTCAGCTGAAACACACCTGCGGGCAGGCCCGCGCTGGAACCGTCACCACCAGGCACGGAACCATACACACCCCCATCTTCATGCCCGTCGGCACCCAGGCCACCGTCAAAGCCCTCTCGCCCCGCGAGCTGGATGAGGCCCAGGCCCAGATCATCCTCGGCAACACCTACCACCTGTACCTGCGCCCCGGCCACGAGCTGGTCAAGCGCTTCGGCGGCCTGCACGGATTCATGAACTGGCCCAAGCCCATCCTCACCGACAGCGGCGGCTACCAGGTCTTCAGCCTGGGCAGCCTGCGCAAAATCACCGAAGAGGGCGTGGAATTCCGCAGCCACATCGACGGCAGCAGACACTTCATCAGCCCCGAGAAATCCCTGGAAATACAGCAGGCACTGGGCTCTGACATCATGATGGTCTTCGACGAATGCCCGCCCAGCACCGCCGACCGCGGCTATATCGAGAAGAGCCTGGCCATGACCCTGCGCTGGGCGTCCCGCAGCAGAACAGCCTGGACAAACCGTCAGCAACAGGCGCTTTTTGGCATCATTCAAGGTGGACTTTACCCTGATTTGCGCCTACAATCCCTGTCGGCTTTAGTGGAGATGGACTTTCCCGGCTACGCCATCGGCGGCCTCAGCGTCGGCGAACCACCGGAAAAAATGTACGAGGTGGTGGAGCACATCGCGCCAGCCATGCCCGCTGATCGTCCGCGCTACCTCATGGGCGTGGGAACACCGGTCGATCTGATCCAGTGCATCGATCGCGGCGTGGACATGTTTGACTGTGTCATGCCTACGCGCAATGCCCGCAACGGCACCCTGTTCACCTCGACAGGCAAGGTCAACATCAAGAATGCCCGTTACGCCGAGGATCACGAGCCCCTGGACAGCCAGTGTTCCTGCTATACCTGCCGCAACTTCTCGCGGGGATACCTGCGCCACCTCTACCAGTGCGGCGAAATACTGGGGCTTCGGCTGAACACACTCCACAATATCCACTACTACCTGCAGTTAATGGCAGGCGCGCGCGCCGCCATTGCTGACGGAACCTGGAACCGCTGGAAAAACCAGCAGCTTGACATTTACAAGTGA